The proteins below come from a single Terriglobales bacterium genomic window:
- a CDS encoding type II toxin-antitoxin system prevent-host-death family antitoxin, with product MTKTAKKRRTRDPFSKSSFQKSPEKAWQIQTAKAQFSEIFHLARTAGPQRITLRGKEGVVMISDEQYEQLVGRSHQRKNLVEFFRESPLVGIELKLERPKGGVRDIDL from the coding sequence ATGACGAAAACTGCTAAAAAGCGAAGGACTCGAGATCCTTTTTCTAAATCGAGCTTCCAAAAGAGTCCCGAAAAAGCATGGCAGATTCAGACTGCCAAAGCGCAATTTAGCGAGATATTTCACTTGGCGCGAACTGCTGGACCGCAACGTATCACGCTGCGGGGAAAAGAGGGTGTAGTGATGATTTCGGACGAGCAGTATGAGCAGCTCGTGGGCCGTTCTCATCAACGAAAGAATCTAGTCGAGTTTTTTCGGGAATCACCGCTGGTTGGCATTGAACTGAAGCTCGAACGCCCCAAAGGCGGAGTGCGCGATATCGACCTATGA
- a CDS encoding polysaccharide deacetylase family protein: MIQLFGAIGEIRKAQMKFAVIFFFLCIIPCFAQKVAITFDDLPLNGDLPPGVTRVQIARDTIAILKARRLPPAYGFINGKKLEGNEDASNALKMWAASEPFGNHTYRHLDLNANPVESFEQEIAENEPVLELLGRPGANWRWLRYPFLREGDTVEKRRAVRAYLHAHGYRVAQVTLDWEDYLWNSAYAHCVAKNDAQSMAWLHSSYLQVESSYLDLDRQLAQLVYGHDINHVLLLHLGAFSSTILPDALDMLEKKGFKPVTLEEAESDPADESDPDVGSKYGGTLLELWMQAKQIKFPPAMEKPYKRLQEICR, from the coding sequence TTGATCCAGTTGTTCGGCGCAATCGGCGAGATTCGAAAGGCGCAGATGAAATTTGCAGTGATCTTCTTCTTTCTTTGCATTATCCCCTGTTTCGCTCAGAAGGTTGCGATCACATTCGATGACCTGCCTCTGAACGGCGATCTGCCGCCGGGAGTCACCCGAGTTCAAATTGCGCGCGATACGATCGCAATTCTGAAGGCTCGGCGCCTTCCTCCGGCGTATGGATTCATCAATGGCAAGAAGCTGGAAGGCAATGAGGATGCTTCAAACGCTTTGAAGATGTGGGCTGCCTCCGAGCCGTTTGGAAATCACACCTATCGACATCTGGATCTAAACGCGAATCCCGTTGAAAGCTTCGAGCAGGAAATTGCCGAGAACGAACCGGTTCTGGAACTGCTCGGAAGACCTGGCGCGAACTGGCGTTGGCTCCGCTATCCATTCCTGCGGGAAGGAGACACTGTCGAGAAGCGGCGCGCCGTTCGCGCTTATCTTCACGCGCATGGATACCGAGTGGCGCAGGTGACGCTCGACTGGGAAGACTATCTCTGGAACAGCGCCTACGCACACTGTGTCGCTAAGAACGACGCACAATCGATGGCGTGGTTGCATTCGAGCTACTTGCAAGTTGAATCCTCATACCTCGATCTTGATCGTCAACTGGCGCAATTGGTGTATGGGCACGATATCAATCACGTTCTGCTGCTTCACCTCGGCGCTTTCAGCAGCACGATATTGCCGGATGCACTCGACATGCTGGAGAAGAAAGGATTCAAGCCCGTCACGTTAGAAGAAGCAGAGAGTGACCCGGCGGACGAGAGTGATCCGGACGTGGGATCAAAGTATGGTGGAACACTGCTGGAGTTGTGGATGCAGGCGAAGCAGATCAAATTTCCACCGGCAATGGAAAAGCCGTATAAACGTCTGCAAGAGATTTGTAGGTAA
- the tsaA gene encoding tRNA (N6-threonylcarbamoyladenosine(37)-N6)-methyltransferase TrmO: MFTSRPIGFVRSQYTATNEVPKGLGAKHEVDGVLSILPEFGTGLTDVEGFSHLYVLWEFDRSSGFELLGSPPSDNRPHGVFATRSPRRPNPIALTVVELRRRDGLELHVRGVDMLDGTPILDIKPYLSSIPAEKLRRGWLAEAEARQK, translated from the coding sequence ATGTTCACCTCGCGTCCGATTGGATTCGTGCGCAGCCAGTACACGGCGACCAACGAAGTTCCCAAAGGCCTGGGCGCGAAGCACGAGGTAGACGGCGTACTCAGTATTCTGCCGGAATTCGGTACGGGACTGACCGATGTCGAAGGTTTCTCTCACTTGTACGTTCTGTGGGAGTTTGACCGGAGTAGCGGGTTTGAGCTGCTCGGCAGTCCGCCTTCCGACAATCGTCCGCACGGAGTATTTGCCACGCGATCACCGCGGCGTCCGAATCCGATTGCGCTGACTGTGGTCGAGCTGCGGCGGCGAGATGGTCTTGAGCTGCACGTGCGCGGGGTCGACATGCTCGACGGAACGCCGATTCTCGACATCAAGCCATACCTCTCCAGCATTCCTGCTGAGAAGCTGCGGCGTGGATGGCTCGCTGAGGCCGAAGCGCGGCAGAAGTGA
- a CDS encoding inorganic diphosphatase produces MKNSTISSLPARNSNGEVTVVIETPKGHRNKFKYDEEKNVFTLSGVLPVGSSFPYDFGFIPSTKAPDGDPIDVLLLMDEPAFPGCLIDARLVGVIEAEQTEDGKTTRNDRLIAVAAHSNDYSDLRSLRDVNPHLIEEIQHFFVSYNQVRGKQFNPLGVHGPKRAMKLLEQCMKDAGDHRKKRAA; encoded by the coding sequence GTGAAGAACTCGACTATTTCCAGTCTGCCCGCCCGCAATTCGAATGGCGAAGTCACGGTTGTGATCGAGACGCCAAAAGGTCATCGCAATAAGTTCAAGTACGACGAAGAGAAGAACGTCTTCACACTCAGTGGCGTTCTGCCCGTCGGCAGCAGCTTTCCGTACGACTTTGGCTTCATTCCATCGACGAAAGCTCCCGATGGCGATCCAATCGACGTTCTGCTGCTGATGGATGAGCCCGCATTTCCTGGCTGTCTGATCGACGCGCGGCTCGTCGGCGTGATCGAGGCCGAGCAGACGGAAGATGGCAAGACCACACGTAACGATCGGCTGATTGCGGTCGCCGCACATTCTAATGACTATTCAGACTTGCGGTCGTTGCGCGACGTGAATCCGCATTTGATCGAAGAAATTCAGCACTTTTTCGTCAGCTACAACCAGGTTCGCGGAAAGCAGTTCAATCCGCTTGGCGTACATGGCCCAAAACGGGCTATGAAGCTGCTGGAACAATGCATGAAAGATGCTGGCGACCACAGGAAGAAACGCGCAGCCTGA
- the rdgB gene encoding RdgB/HAM1 family non-canonical purine NTP pyrophosphatase: MTRVLVASSNPGKLADFAAAARVFEIDVAPLPGIKQIQPPEETGTTFEENARLKAEYYSRHAPGEILIADDSGLVVDALGGEPGVRSARYAEDAGISTHDPDAANNALLLRNAERISDPQRQCAFVCAIAAAQNGTTLRTFTARANGMLLREARGRNGFGYDPLFFFPQLSKSFAELSREEKLMVSHRGAAFRMFLEWMNARKHAHV, from the coding sequence ATGACTCGCGTGCTCGTCGCCAGTTCCAATCCCGGCAAGCTGGCTGACTTCGCTGCCGCCGCCCGGGTATTCGAAATAGACGTTGCGCCGCTGCCCGGCATCAAGCAAATCCAACCTCCCGAAGAGACTGGAACTACGTTCGAGGAGAATGCCCGTCTCAAAGCCGAGTACTACAGCCGGCATGCGCCCGGTGAAATTCTGATCGCGGACGATTCCGGGTTAGTAGTTGACGCACTCGGAGGCGAACCGGGCGTGCGCTCTGCCCGATACGCCGAAGATGCAGGAATCTCCACCCACGATCCCGATGCTGCCAACAATGCTTTACTGCTGAGAAACGCCGAACGAATTTCCGATCCGCAGCGTCAATGCGCGTTCGTGTGCGCCATCGCAGCGGCCCAGAATGGAACTACTCTTCGTACCTTCACAGCACGCGCCAACGGTATGCTGCTGCGTGAGGCTCGAGGCAGGAACGGCTTTGGCTATGATCCGCTGTTTTTCTTTCCGCAGCTCAGCAAGTCGTTCGCGGAGCTCTCGCGAGAGGAAAAGCTAATGGTGAGTCATCGCGGAGCGGCTTTTCGTATGTTTCTCGAGTGGATGAACGCGCGCAAGCACGCCCATGTTTAG
- a CDS encoding alpha/beta fold hydrolase codes for MFRTRIGKDIVVEFLPPARRSRKEKVIVLCDGMPSIPRKQGLANFLADKGFWVFYPRYRGAWESGGQFLALSPHEDILDVIDALKKPICEVTFGKRFRVNAGEIFVIGGSFGGAAAILCSLDPRVKKVVANCPVVDWSILSHSERAETSNPSYVAYIQEAFGTAYRLTQRNWNKLRSGTFYNPAHHIEEITSTKILIFHAKDDPYVPYISVKRFADNTSVALKSFARGGHIGTEYIVRRRWRQIERFFNKED; via the coding sequence ATGTTTAGAACGAGAATCGGCAAAGACATCGTCGTGGAGTTTCTTCCGCCTGCGCGTCGATCGCGAAAAGAAAAGGTCATCGTCTTGTGCGACGGCATGCCGTCGATTCCACGCAAGCAGGGCCTGGCGAACTTTCTCGCTGACAAGGGCTTTTGGGTGTTCTATCCGCGCTATCGCGGAGCTTGGGAGAGCGGAGGACAGTTTCTGGCGCTCTCTCCCCATGAAGACATTCTGGATGTTATCGACGCTCTCAAGAAACCAATCTGCGAAGTCACGTTCGGCAAGCGATTTCGCGTGAATGCAGGCGAGATATTCGTGATCGGCGGCAGCTTTGGCGGAGCGGCTGCGATTCTATGCTCGCTTGATCCGAGAGTGAAAAAAGTCGTCGCGAATTGTCCGGTCGTGGATTGGTCGATTCTTTCCCATTCGGAACGCGCGGAGACTTCCAATCCCAGTTACGTTGCGTACATTCAAGAAGCATTCGGCACCGCTTACAGACTCACCCAACGAAATTGGAACAAATTGCGATCGGGAACCTTTTACAATCCCGCCCATCACATTGAAGAGATTACGTCCACAAAAATACTGATCTTCCATGCCAAAGATGATCCATACGTCCCATACATTTCAGTGAAACGTTTTGCCGACAATACCAGCGTGGCCCTAAAATCCTTCGCGCGAGGAGGACACATTGGAACTGAATACATCGTGCGGCGGCGCTGGCGACAGATCGAACGCTTCTTCAACAAGGAGGATTGA
- a CDS encoding alpha/beta fold hydrolase, translating to MLPLLCFGQQSTPPSNLPAPQEGDYIAHDFHFRSGETLQELRLHYTTFGKPHRNANGLVDNAVLILHGTGGSGHQFLAPQFAGVLFGPGQLLDVNRYFIVLPDNVGHGKSSKPSDGMHAHFPQYDYDDMIAAQHEMLEKGLGVNHLRLVMGTSMGCMHSWVWGETYPDFMDALMPLACQPVQIAGRNRIWRKMVIDGIRNDPDWKNGDYTTEPRAALEIATDFLLIAGSAPLPMQIQYPTRDAADQYLENYRKRVTHTLDANDLLYAVNSSRNYDPSPNLEKITVPVMYINSADDFINPPELGIAQREIKRVKRGHFVLIPASAQTHGHGTHTWAIFWQQYLKQLLEESAPPAGAP from the coding sequence TTGCTGCCGCTCTTGTGCTTCGGTCAGCAGTCAACTCCGCCCAGCAACCTCCCTGCTCCGCAGGAAGGCGATTACATCGCCCACGACTTCCATTTTCGTTCCGGCGAAACTCTACAAGAACTGAGACTGCATTACACGACCTTCGGCAAACCGCACCGCAACGCCAATGGTCTCGTCGACAATGCGGTGCTGATCCTGCATGGTACCGGAGGAAGTGGACACCAGTTCCTGGCGCCGCAATTCGCAGGCGTGCTGTTCGGGCCAGGACAACTGCTCGACGTGAATCGCTACTTCATCGTCCTTCCCGACAACGTCGGCCACGGAAAATCGAGCAAGCCGAGCGACGGTATGCACGCGCATTTTCCCCAATACGATTACGACGACATGATTGCCGCACAGCACGAGATGCTGGAAAAAGGCCTTGGCGTGAACCATCTGCGTCTCGTAATGGGAACATCGATGGGCTGCATGCATTCGTGGGTGTGGGGAGAGACATATCCGGACTTTATGGATGCACTCATGCCGCTTGCGTGCCAACCAGTGCAGATCGCCGGCCGCAATCGCATCTGGCGCAAGATGGTGATCGACGGCATCCGCAACGATCCGGATTGGAAGAATGGCGACTACACGACCGAACCTCGCGCGGCTCTGGAGATCGCAACCGACTTCCTGCTGATCGCCGGCAGCGCACCGCTGCCAATGCAGATCCAGTACCCCACGCGCGATGCCGCGGACCAGTACTTGGAAAACTATCGCAAGCGCGTCACACACACGCTCGATGCAAACGACCTCCTCTACGCGGTGAACTCTTCGCGCAACTACGATCCATCGCCCAATCTTGAGAAGATCACGGTCCCAGTGATGTACATTAACTCCGCCGACGATTTCATCAATCCTCCCGAATTAGGAATCGCACAGCGCGAGATCAAGCGCGTCAAGCGCGGGCACTTTGTCCTTATTCCCGCCTCGGCTCAGACTCACGGACATGGGACTCATACCTGGGCGATCTTCTGGCAGCAGTACCTGAAGCAATTATTGGAGGAATCGGCGCCACCCGCCGGAGCTCCTTAA
- a CDS encoding amidohydrolase family protein: MKRIGFVLRSSVLLWLVPALYSQTIVRCSKLLDVRQGKYIDNAVVTIENDRIADVGTAGRTDVAGRARVLDVHGACLPGLIDVHVHLTSDPEEGGFGYSELGISIPRQAIFGAKNARRTLMSGFTSVRNVGADGFTDVALRDGINAGDVPGPRMQVSGPALTITGGHGDDNLLPWEFHHYGDGVANGPWAAREKVRENVKYGADVIKVLASGGVLSKGDLPGAPQFTLEELRAITEEAHKLGRKVAAHAHGTQSIKDSILAGIDSIEHCSLIDDEGIALAKQHHTYLDFDIYNDDYILSEGAKHGMLPESIAKERQVGRTQRENFRKAFQAGALMGFATDAGVYPHGDNWKQFPKMVEWGMKPIDAIRAATVNGADIMGWSDRVGSIEKGFYADIIGIDGDPIADISAMGRVKMVIKGGEVVRNDFGSRQ; the protein is encoded by the coding sequence ATGAAGCGGATCGGCTTTGTGCTGCGCTCGTCTGTCCTGTTATGGCTTGTTCCTGCCCTCTATTCTCAAACCATTGTGCGTTGCAGCAAGCTGCTGGACGTACGCCAAGGGAAATACATCGACAACGCCGTGGTCACGATCGAGAACGACCGCATTGCGGATGTCGGGACAGCAGGGCGAACGGACGTTGCCGGCAGAGCGCGCGTCCTTGACGTTCATGGTGCCTGCCTGCCCGGGCTCATCGATGTCCACGTGCACCTCACCTCCGATCCTGAGGAGGGAGGCTTTGGCTATTCCGAGCTGGGCATTTCCATTCCGCGCCAGGCAATCTTCGGCGCAAAGAATGCGCGCAGAACCCTGATGTCTGGATTCACGAGCGTGCGCAACGTAGGAGCGGATGGATTCACCGATGTCGCGTTGCGTGACGGCATTAACGCAGGCGACGTGCCCGGACCGCGAATGCAAGTGTCTGGCCCGGCGCTGACCATCACCGGCGGACACGGCGATGACAATCTGCTGCCCTGGGAGTTTCATCATTACGGAGACGGCGTGGCCAACGGTCCGTGGGCAGCCCGGGAAAAAGTTCGCGAAAACGTGAAGTATGGAGCTGACGTAATCAAGGTACTTGCCTCCGGCGGGGTTCTCTCCAAAGGCGATCTGCCGGGTGCGCCGCAGTTTACGCTCGAAGAACTGCGAGCCATCACTGAAGAAGCTCACAAGCTCGGAAGAAAAGTAGCGGCTCACGCGCACGGAACACAGTCGATCAAAGATTCCATTCTCGCCGGCATCGACAGCATCGAACACTGCAGCCTCATTGACGATGAAGGCATCGCTCTTGCCAAGCAGCACCACACTTACCTCGACTTCGACATCTACAACGACGACTACATCCTTTCCGAAGGCGCAAAGCACGGCATGCTGCCGGAATCAATCGCGAAGGAACGCCAGGTCGGACGAACGCAACGCGAGAACTTTCGAAAGGCCTTTCAGGCGGGAGCGCTGATGGGATTTGCAACGGACGCAGGGGTCTATCCCCACGGAGACAACTGGAAGCAGTTTCCCAAAATGGTCGAATGGGGAATGAAACCGATCGATGCAATTCGTGCCGCGACTGTTAATGGAGCGGACATAATGGGCTGGTCCGATCGAGTGGGCTCAATCGAGAAAGGCTTCTACGCCGACATCATCGGGATCGATGGCGACCCGATTGCCGACATCAGTGCTATGGGACGCGTGAAGATGGTGATCAAAGGCGGCGAGGTCGTTCGCAATGACTTCGGTTCGCGACAATAA
- a CDS encoding PadR family transcriptional regulator yields the protein MANKPDLLPGTLDMLILKTLTRAPLHGYGIAQAIKQLSDEVLTVEEGSLYPALQRLLLQGWVKAEWKMTETNRRARYYTLTSSGRKQLGVELSEFQQMIAAITRVLQNA from the coding sequence ATGGCGAATAAGCCCGATCTTCTCCCCGGCACGCTCGACATGCTCATTCTCAAAACTCTCACCCGTGCACCGCTGCACGGCTATGGCATTGCGCAGGCGATTAAACAGCTTTCCGATGAGGTGCTCACGGTTGAGGAGGGCTCTCTTTACCCCGCGCTGCAGCGACTGCTGCTGCAAGGCTGGGTGAAAGCCGAATGGAAGATGACGGAAACGAACCGTCGCGCTCGCTATTACACGCTCACAAGCTCTGGGCGGAAGCAGTTGGGAGTTGAGCTCTCTGAATTTCAGCAGATGATCGCCGCGATCACTCGCGTGTTGCAGAACGCATAG
- a CDS encoding ABC transporter permease: protein MTALFRLFRKLRFFISRERFERELTEEMAFHCEQQEEQLRSAGVGPDSARYAATLQFGNSVRLRERSHEVIEFQFETALQDLKYSLRQLRKNPAFAITAILVLSLGIGATVSIFAFVDAVLIRPLPYHDPNRLADVTESIAMIPRADLSYLDYLDWKRLNSVFSSLDVYDGTGYLLRTDTGAEPVLGTRVSDGFFRTIGVTPILGRDFYAGEDLPAAPHTVILSYGTWQSRFGGKKDVVGQTVSLSGVDYVIVGVLPRDFQFPPRGGTAFWTTLHAADSCSTRRSCHNMNGIGRLKDGVSFQTALAEMKVIAAQLEKQYPDSNRGQGATVLPFSEVVVGKVRPILLALLSAAGLLLLIACVNIASLLLVRSESRQREIAVRGALGASRSRLMRQFIVEASVLVCMGSLTGLLFAYAATQGLVKLIPPQVAMNMPQLKALGLHSHAIVFVAAVAALCVLLFSVTPLVRLPLSEIRNGLNEAGRASAGLAWRRLGSNLVVVELALAMVLLTGAGLLGKSLYRLLHVDLGFEPDHLATVTVAGDDVKYSKDEQSIALGREILRRVSALPGVESAALATRPPVSFNGNTTWIRILGHPYNGEHNEVNLRHVSGDFFTTLRAKLLAGRYFDDSEDESKPNVVIINHALAEKYFPGEDPIGKKIGDTSLSPKSLQEVIGVVDDVRDGPLDAEIWPAVYVPFNQAPDDYFTVLARTAGDEHSLLPEMSAAIRRVDPGLGILDQISMMDRINSSESAYLHRSSTWVIAGFAGLALLLGVVGLYGVIAYSVSRRTREIGIRMALGAERVAVYRMVLQEAGGLTFWGIAAGLAFSAFAASLMRKLLFGVSSWDLTTLLSVALVLGVAAMLASFLPAHRAASVNPTEALRTE, encoded by the coding sequence GTGACCGCCCTTTTTCGTCTTTTCCGCAAGCTCCGGTTCTTCATCTCGCGCGAGCGGTTTGAGCGCGAACTAACCGAAGAAATGGCTTTCCATTGCGAACAACAGGAAGAGCAGCTTCGATCGGCGGGAGTAGGTCCCGACTCAGCGCGTTACGCCGCGACTCTTCAATTCGGGAATTCAGTGCGTCTCAGAGAACGCAGTCATGAAGTAATTGAGTTTCAATTTGAGACTGCGCTGCAGGATCTCAAGTATTCGCTACGGCAGTTACGGAAAAACCCGGCGTTCGCAATCACGGCCATTCTGGTGTTGTCTCTCGGCATCGGGGCGACAGTCTCAATCTTCGCGTTTGTCGATGCCGTCCTCATTCGCCCCCTGCCGTATCACGATCCAAACCGTCTGGCCGATGTGACCGAAAGCATCGCCATGATTCCTCGCGCGGATCTTTCCTATCTCGATTATCTGGATTGGAAGCGTCTGAACAGCGTCTTCAGCTCTTTGGACGTCTATGACGGAACCGGCTACTTACTGCGAACTGACACCGGAGCGGAGCCCGTCCTTGGCACCAGAGTGAGCGATGGTTTCTTCCGCACCATCGGCGTCACTCCCATTTTGGGACGCGATTTCTATGCCGGAGAAGACCTCCCCGCAGCGCCTCACACCGTGATTCTGAGCTATGGAACCTGGCAAAGCCGTTTTGGCGGCAAAAAAGACGTGGTCGGTCAAACGGTTTCTCTCAGCGGTGTCGATTATGTGATTGTTGGAGTTCTGCCTCGCGATTTCCAGTTTCCACCTCGCGGTGGCACTGCATTCTGGACCACGCTGCACGCTGCGGATTCGTGCAGCACGCGTCGTAGCTGCCATAACATGAACGGCATCGGACGGCTGAAAGACGGCGTTTCCTTCCAAACGGCGCTTGCAGAAATGAAGGTGATTGCCGCTCAGTTGGAGAAGCAGTATCCAGATTCCAATCGCGGCCAAGGTGCGACAGTTCTTCCCTTCTCGGAAGTTGTGGTGGGAAAGGTGCGTCCTATCCTGCTGGCGTTGCTGTCAGCCGCGGGGCTGCTTCTGCTCATTGCTTGCGTTAATATCGCCAGCTTACTGCTCGTCCGCTCCGAGAGCCGCCAGCGCGAAATTGCTGTGCGCGGCGCGCTCGGAGCATCGCGTTCTCGGCTGATGAGGCAGTTTATCGTCGAAGCTTCCGTGTTGGTCTGCATGGGAAGTCTCACAGGACTATTGTTCGCCTATGCCGCCACGCAAGGGCTGGTGAAGTTGATTCCACCACAAGTTGCGATGAACATGCCGCAACTGAAAGCGCTTGGGTTGCACTCGCACGCGATCGTCTTTGTGGCGGCGGTGGCCGCGTTGTGCGTGCTGTTGTTCTCCGTCACTCCACTTGTGCGCCTCCCTCTGTCGGAAATCAGGAACGGGCTTAACGAAGCAGGCCGCGCGTCCGCCGGACTGGCGTGGCGGCGTCTGGGATCGAATTTGGTTGTTGTCGAGTTGGCACTCGCGATGGTGTTACTGACCGGCGCAGGCCTTCTGGGCAAGAGCCTATATCGCTTGCTGCACGTTGATCTGGGATTCGAGCCCGATCATCTCGCGACCGTAACCGTGGCTGGTGATGATGTGAAGTACTCAAAAGACGAGCAGTCGATTGCGCTCGGCCGCGAGATTCTTCGCCGCGTGTCCGCTCTTCCCGGCGTGGAGTCTGCTGCGCTGGCGACACGACCTCCGGTGAGCTTCAATGGAAACACTACGTGGATTCGGATTCTAGGACACCCCTATAACGGCGAGCACAACGAAGTGAATTTGCGACACGTAAGCGGCGACTTCTTCACCACGCTTAGGGCGAAATTGCTCGCCGGGCGCTACTTCGACGATTCTGAAGATGAGTCCAAACCAAATGTCGTCATTATCAACCACGCGTTAGCAGAGAAATACTTCCCCGGAGAGGACCCAATCGGGAAAAAGATTGGGGACACTTCGCTTTCACCGAAATCCTTACAGGAAGTGATTGGCGTTGTTGACGACGTCCGTGATGGACCGCTCGATGCGGAAATATGGCCGGCGGTTTATGTTCCTTTCAATCAAGCCCCTGACGATTACTTCACCGTCCTTGCCCGCACCGCTGGAGATGAACACAGTCTGCTGCCCGAGATGAGCGCGGCCATTCGTCGCGTCGATCCCGGTCTCGGCATTCTCGATCAGATCTCAATGATGGACCGGATCAATTCGTCGGAGTCTGCATATCTGCATCGTTCGTCGACCTGGGTGATTGCGGGCTTTGCCGGCTTGGCACTGCTATTGGGTGTCGTAGGGCTCTATGGCGTAATCGCCTATTCGGTGAGCCGCAGAACGCGCGAGATCGGCATCCGCATGGCCTTGGGTGCGGAACGCGTGGCTGTATACCGCATGGTTTTACAGGAAGCAGGTGGGCTTACATTTTGGGGAATCGCTGCCGGATTGGCCTTTTCCGCCTTTGCAGCCTCTCTAATGCGCAAGCTACTGTTCGGAGTCAGCTCGTGGGACTTGACCACGCTTTTGTCTGTCGCGCTGGTACTTGGGGTAGCTGCCATGCTGGCCAGCTTTCTTCCGGCCCACCGCGCAGCATCGGTAAATCCGACAGAAGCATTGCGAACAGAATGA